The DNA sequence CGACCAGACGCAAATTCGCAAAGACAGTCTTGCCATCGGCGCCAACCTCGCCGAGCTGCGCGGCGGTCGGATTGATCGTCATGTAGAGGCTGTCGGTCAGGCGCAGCGGCTTCTGCAGATCGCGCCAGATCTTCTCGAAGCGCCGGCGCACTGGCCATCGCGCTACCGCCTCGTCGAAAGCGCCGAGCCTCTCGCTGATCAACCGCTCCGTGATCTCGAGGACGCGGGGCGTCATGTCGAGCCGCAGAAACGTGAGCCGACACCGGTCGCGAGCGCTATCGCTGGCCGCTTCGAGCCGGGCGATGCGCGATTGGGTGCGAATGCCCCACTCGCGCGTGAGTTCGGCGGTGGACTCGAGTGTGAGCGTTGCACGTCTCGGCGGGTCGCCGCCGGTGCCGCACGACACTTCGATCTCGGGACCGAGCGGTGGCTTGTACCAGACTCGTCCCGAGTACTCGACGTCGGCAGAGATGAAAACCGTGTGACCCTCGACGGTCACGCGAAACGGAGAACGGTGGAGCAGGAACGCAAAACTCACGCGCCTGTTGTTCGATGTTTCGAAGCGCCGCTCGAGGTCTCCATAGGTCTTCGGAACGGCGGCTTCGAGGGAATCGATCGCGGTGTCGAGGTCGTAGGTCACCGGCGCCTCGACGACGGATTTCGGCACCGGGGGGAGCGTGTCCGCGAGCTCTCGGATGAACTGCGGCGGAGGCGCGTCGAGTATCAGTGTCGATCGGTCGACGATGAACCACACCCCGGCCATCGTGCCGATCAGCACCAGCCCGATGAGTGCGAGCTTGCGGCGTGACCGCGTCATCGGCGCACATCGCTACTTCGCGAGTCCGAACAGCGTCGAAGGAACCCAGCCCTCATTGCCCAGTTCGTCGGAGACCTTCCACCAGATGCCCTCTTTCTCGCCGGTCGGGTACAGCATCATTCCAATGTCGAGGTCTCGCACCACCGTCGACTTGGTGTCGGCCTTGGCGTACATGCGACCGGGCTTCGCCATGGTGACGGACTGCGAAACATTGTCCGCCTTGGCGTCGGGCGAGATCTTCTGCACCTCTTCGACCAGTTTCGTGAGGGCATCGAGGTACGCCATCGCAACGACCTGGCCGATTTCGGTATTGGCGTAGCTGCTCGCTCCGGCCGCCGCGAAGCCGCCCCAGAAGGCACCGCCGCCCGCGCCCCAGCCGAGATCGGTCTTCTTCGCGTGGCCCTGAACGACCGCGATCTGCTCGGTCGATCGCACGTCGGTGAGTGTCA is a window from the Candidatus Eisenbacteria bacterium genome containing:
- a CDS encoding DUF4403 family protein gives rise to the protein MTRSRRKLALIGLVLIGTMAGVWFIVDRSTLILDAPPPQFIRELADTLPPVPKSVVEAPVTYDLDTAIDSLEAAVPKTYGDLERRFETSNNRRVSFAFLLHRSPFRVTVEGHTVFISADVEYSGRVWYKPPLGPEIEVSCGTGGDPPRRATLTLESTAELTREWGIRTQSRIARLEAASDSARDRCRLTFLRLDMTPRVLEITERLISERLGAFDEAVARWPVRRRFEKIWRDLQKPLRLTDSLYMTINPTAAQLGEVGADGKTVFANLRLVATPRVTSGPRPTPAIVSLPPLERADDVGRRAQVLIDGAFTYPFATQHLKRALVGRSIEQAGHRIRIRDVRISGIGGGKVALGVALSGAVRGRLYFSGTPSFDPVTRDITVPDLDYDIGTAQILVKSYEWLADVRLRDFLRERARLPDSVVVQQLSQHAEKGVNRDLPARGTRLSGRIDHAEVIEVRALVADLRIRALANAELKLAIDRAPSIPQPRQPDGKDAAQNEAGELAN